From the genome of Patescibacteria group bacterium:
CTTAGATGCTTCAGCATGATTATTTTCGAATAATCAGGCGTGCAATATTTCGGGATTATTTCCTTGGTATGTTTTTGTTTTATCGCGTTGATGAAATCGCGCAGGCCGGCAGGCAGCCGGTTCATTTCTTCCAGCTTTTCCAATTTTTTTGAGGTCGGCAAGCCATTGAAAAAAGACTCGTGTTCTTCGCGCTTGATTTGCGCGCCGAATAAGCTCAGGGCATGGTTCAGAGCCTCGTAGTGGCCGTCCGGCATATTTACCAGCACGCCGTCCAGATCGAAGATGACAGCTTTTATTATCATAGTTTTAGCGGAAAAGCGGTTGTTTTTATATTTTTAGATTATCAATAATGGGTGGCAAAGTCAATCGTTTTTGACTTTCAGGAAAAAAAAGCAGAGAATTAAGAATAGCAACGATTATGGAGATTATTACTCATCGAGGATTAAATCCTTCCCGAAAAAATTATTTTCCCGAAAGCACCTGGGAGGCTTTTGCCGACCAGCTCTCGCGCGGCTATGGTTTGGAATTCGACGTTCAGCTGACGCTTGATAAAGAGTTGGTAATTTTTCACAGTCCCGATCTTTCGGCGATTTCGGGCGGTTCAGACAAAAGAAAATTGGCCGGATTAAGCGCGGCGGAAATAAAAGAATTGCGTTTTGCCGGCTGCCGTCTTTGTTTTTTGGAAGAATTAATCGCGGCGATCATGGCGAGCCAGGCGCCGTTAAGCGCTCTGCATCTTAAGGGGCAATATCAAACAGATGAAGTTTTGGAAATCTTGTCTCGTCAGCTGGCAGGATTCGATCCAACGCGGTTTATCATCTTTGACGTTAAAATTGCCACCGCTCGGAAATTAAAAGCCAAAAATTCCGCGTGGCAATTAGCGCCGTCTGTCGCCCACTCTTATGATATTAAGCGCTACAACCAGGCGGTGCACGGAACTTTGTATTCGCTTGATGAGGTTGCGGCCAATCGGGATATTTTTGACTGGGTTTGGCTGGACGAATGGGACAGATCCGATGCTTCAGGGAAAAAGATTTTTTACTCGCCGGATGTTTTCGCTTTTTGCCGCCGGAACGGTTTTAAGATCGGTCTGGTAACGCCGGAACTGCACGCCACTTCGCCCGGACTTTTGGGCGGCGAGGCGCATCCGGATGCCGCGACCAGGGAAAAATTATTCCGCCGGATCAGCGAGATCCTGGCGTTCGGTCCGGACTTGGTTTGCACCGATTATCCCGACGAAGTCAAAAAACTGACGACCTGCTAGGCTTGGAAAGAAAGAAATTTTAACACCGGAGACTGCCATTGCTTGAGCGGTCTCTTTTTTTCCGCGATTTTTAATAATCGTTTTAAATTAATCGATTGCCGCCATAGTCTGATCAGATTTTCCGCCGAATCCCATCTTCAGCGGCCGCCACTTGTCAAAAAAATTCGGGCTGATACAATTCATTATGATCCCAACTCCCTTGATTTAAGCCGCTAACAGTTTTTTATGAATCAAAAATATTTTAATTCGCGCTATACCTTCGATCGCTCCCGGAAGAAAGTTTGGCGGGCGATCAGCCAATATCTGCAACGCTATATCCCGGCGACGGCGGAAATTTTGGAGTTGGGAGCGGGCTATGGCGACCTGATCAACCAGATCAAAGCGCAAAAAAAATACGCCGCTGACATCAATCCGGAAGTCGCCAATTTTTGCTCCCCGGAAGTGAAATTCATCAACGCTCCTCTGGGCCGGATAAATTTAGCCGACAATTCGCTTGATGCCATCTTGGCCAGTAATTTGCTGGAGCATCTTAACGCCGGCGAGACGGACGCTTTATTCGATCAGGCCAATAGATTGCTGAAGACCGGCGGGAAAATAATTCTGATCCAGCCCAATATCCGTTATTGCTGCCGCGAATACTGGGATGATTTTACTCACGTCAAAGCCTACAGCGATGTCAGCTTGAAGGACCTGCTGGTTAGCCGGGGATTCAAGATCGTTAAAGTTGAAAAAAGATTTTTGCCTTTTAGCTTTAAATCGTTTTTGCCCAAATCGTATTGGCTGACCAAAATATACTTGATGCTTCCCTGGCGGCCAATGGCCAAGCAGATGTTAATCATCGCGGAAAAATAATTTATGTATCATGGTCAAAAAATAAGCCTGATCTTGCCGACCTATAATGAAAAAGATTCGATCAAAAAAGTCATCGGGGATTTTGAGCGCCTCGGGGTGGTGGACGAGATTCTGGTGATCAACAATAACGCCGCGGCCGGAACAACCGAGGAAGTGAAACAAACGACGGCGCGGGAAATTCCGGAACCGGTCCAGGGCTATGGCCAGGCTATCCGCCGCGGCTTGGCTGAAGCGAGCGGCGACTTGATCGTTGTTTGCG
Proteins encoded in this window:
- a CDS encoding glycerophosphodiester phosphodiesterase family protein, which produces MEIITHRGLNPSRKNYFPESTWEAFADQLSRGYGLEFDVQLTLDKELVIFHSPDLSAISGGSDKRKLAGLSAAEIKELRFAGCRLCFLEELIAAIMASQAPLSALHLKGQYQTDEVLEILSRQLAGFDPTRFIIFDVKIATARKLKAKNSAWQLAPSVAHSYDIKRYNQAVHGTLYSLDEVAANRDIFDWVWLDEWDRSDASGKKIFYSPDVFAFCRRNGFKIGLVTPELHATSPGLLGGEAHPDAATREKLFRRISEILAFGPDLVCTDYPDEVKKLTTC
- a CDS encoding class I SAM-dependent methyltransferase, with the protein product MNQKYFNSRYTFDRSRKKVWRAISQYLQRYIPATAEILELGAGYGDLINQIKAQKKYAADINPEVANFCSPEVKFINAPLGRINLADNSLDAILASNLLEHLNAGETDALFDQANRLLKTGGKIILIQPNIRYCCREYWDDFTHVKAYSDVSLKDLLVSRGFKIVKVEKRFLPFSFKSFLPKSYWLTKIYLMLPWRPMAKQMLIIAEK